The following are from one region of the Candidatus Delongbacteria bacterium genome:
- the rlmB gene encoding 23S rRNA (guanosine(2251)-2'-O)-methyltransferase RlmB, protein MNIVYGKNSVLGLLNNEPEKINKIAILKTVKSDKIEEIINICKTIKVRYEFLDKQRMDSYGRDLNHQGVIAVIEEYKYADVSEIEDNDKSLIIVLDQITDPHNLGAIIRSAAGCGVQYIIIPERNSCGVNETVLKVASGNASKVKIIKVTNINNTVTFLKSKGYWIVGTDMENGSEFTSYKPNSKTALVMGSEGEGIRRLVKDNCDDFVYIPLQNNVESLNVSVAAGIIMFNLSEKINKN, encoded by the coding sequence ATGAATATTGTTTATGGTAAAAACAGTGTACTTGGTCTTCTAAATAATGAACCTGAAAAGATTAATAAGATAGCTATTCTCAAAACTGTTAAGTCTGATAAAATTGAAGAGATAATCAATATCTGCAAGACTATTAAAGTTCGTTATGAATTCTTGGACAAACAAAGAATGGATAGCTATGGTAGAGACTTAAATCATCAAGGTGTAATCGCAGTTATTGAAGAATACAAATACGCTGATGTTTCAGAAATAGAGGATAATGACAAGTCTTTGATTATTGTTCTTGACCAAATTACCGATCCACATAATTTAGGAGCAATTATTAGAAGTGCTGCTGGTTGTGGTGTTCAATATATTATAATTCCTGAAAGAAACAGTTGTGGTGTAAATGAAACCGTTTTGAAAGTTGCTTCTGGAAATGCTTCAAAAGTAAAAATTATCAAAGTGACAAATATTAATAACACTGTTACTTTTTTAAAATCTAAAGGTTACTGGATAGTTGGAACAGATATGGAAAATGGATCTGAATTTACATCCTACAAACCTAATTCGAAAACTGCTTTGGTGATGGGGAGTGAAGGAGAAGGAATCAGAAGATTAGTTAAAGATAATTGTGATGACTTTGTTTATATACCATTACAAAACAATGTGGAATCTTTAAATGTATCAGTCGCCGCAGGAATTATTATGTTTAATCTTTCTGAAAAAATAAACAAAAACTAA
- a CDS encoding HAD-IB family phosphatase, whose product MEKDQEVFTSDQLNKIVYTDLDGTITVRDTYTKFILRYGNFDTFLLSFPIFFLQLFLFSIGLIDRNNLKRKTIKIFLQGKSRELLEKLSRDFIPSVRVYPEVMQKIDEYRQEGYKIIVVTASPSLYVKYFVKYFGFDGYIATELEERNGLLTGNVIGDNNNFHVKVENIKSSEYFIEGQKIVAFGNSKGDYGMFDLSDEFFYVNKKGVLLHNTKP is encoded by the coding sequence ATGGAAAAAGATCAGGAAGTATTTACATCGGATCAGTTAAATAAAATTGTTTATACTGATCTAGATGGAACAATAACGGTTAGAGATACTTATACTAAGTTTATTTTGAGATATGGTAATTTTGATACATTCCTTTTATCATTTCCAATTTTCTTTTTACAACTCTTTCTTTTTAGTATAGGTCTTATTGACAGAAACAATCTAAAAAGAAAAACCATCAAAATTTTTCTTCAAGGTAAAAGCAGAGAATTACTTGAGAAGCTTTCCAGAGATTTTATACCATCTGTCAGAGTATATCCTGAAGTTATGCAAAAAATTGATGAATATAGACAAGAAGGTTATAAAATAATTGTGGTAACAGCCTCGCCTTCCTTATATGTCAAATACTTTGTCAAATATTTTGGATTTGACGGTTATATCGCTACGGAACTAGAAGAGAGAAACGGGCTTTTGACTGGCAATGTGATTGGAGATAATAATAATTTCCATGTTAAAGTAGAAAATATAAAATCGTCTGAATACTTTATCGAAGGACAGAAGATTGTAGCATTTGGAAATTCTAAGGGAGATTACGGAATGTTTGATCTTTCCGATGAATTTTTCTACGTGAATAAAAAAGGTGTTCTTTTACACAATACAAAACCTTAA
- a CDS encoding CDP-alcohol phosphatidyltransferase family protein — MTVVNVPIEKEITNKVNLITISRFILTIIAVLLIFTGNIKMLVIAYALMGFSEVTDIFDGYIARKENLVTNLGKILDPLSDSISRFFYFFALGYHGLFPIWFVVFFFFRDIIVAYVRIYASFSGTVLAARISGKLKAAFQFAGQYALMFILLIKTIHEGQSVSNSFLIWVTVIGVLLSLSSLIIFKIRGFLVWLVVILSFLLGGLLLTINYITYEINYFTSFTIGFLVISVTMFSLIDYVMSLKNRGGRKTRITFTILMVLFLLSISPYSLDLLKNKIESDHTPIEWKSVGDDLAKTYDKKIFGAIETGEYLIMSALDKNEKPVLVVFKSDNLVNPIKEISLDKSIGTVKDLEYDDGTIYLIDDGNNMIHLLDLEKSIINGKGIITKTLNTGLYYSGTIAIFRFNSKKYMVINDYFFDKELYFFDLESIDSKKELRKQVSYTVPSEMYVKAINTEDDKMFMLVNKLGNDLIYEVSISDMIFKSSVQKGIKQIYSTADRDFKGITVYNDRILTYGKRSGSIYIGSVK; from the coding sequence ATGACTGTTGTCAATGTTCCAATTGAAAAAGAGATAACAAACAAAGTTAATCTTATAACTATATCAAGATTTATACTTACAATTATTGCAGTACTTCTTATTTTTACAGGTAATATAAAAATGCTTGTAATAGCTTATGCCCTTATGGGGTTCTCTGAAGTAACCGACATATTTGATGGTTATATCGCAAGAAAGGAAAACTTGGTAACAAATCTAGGTAAAATTCTTGATCCTTTATCCGATAGCATATCAAGATTTTTCTATTTTTTTGCCCTTGGATATCACGGATTATTTCCAATATGGTTTGTAGTTTTTTTCTTTTTTAGGGATATTATTGTTGCTTATGTGAGAATTTATGCATCTTTTTCAGGAACTGTACTAGCTGCAAGAATCAGTGGCAAATTAAAAGCTGCATTCCAATTTGCCGGTCAATATGCCCTCATGTTCATACTTTTGATTAAGACTATACATGAAGGACAATCTGTTAGCAATTCATTTCTCATCTGGGTTACCGTAATCGGCGTATTACTTAGTTTATCATCACTTATTATTTTTAAAATAAGAGGTTTTCTTGTCTGGCTTGTTGTAATACTATCTTTTCTATTGGGCGGACTTCTATTAACAATAAACTACATCACTTATGAAATAAACTACTTCACATCTTTTACAATTGGATTCCTTGTAATTTCTGTTACAATGTTTTCACTAATTGATTATGTAATGAGCCTAAAAAACAGAGGTGGAAGGAAAACTAGAATAACTTTCACAATACTAATGGTTCTATTTCTACTTTCTATATCACCTTACTCACTTGATCTTTTAAAAAATAAAATTGAAAGCGATCATACACCAATAGAATGGAAATCGGTGGGAGATGATCTTGCCAAAACATATGATAAGAAAATTTTTGGAGCTATCGAAACTGGTGAATATTTGATTATGTCTGCTTTAGATAAAAATGAGAAACCTGTACTTGTAGTTTTTAAATCAGATAATCTTGTTAACCCAATTAAAGAGATATCCCTTGATAAATCAATCGGAACAGTCAAGGACTTGGAATATGACGATGGAACAATTTACTTAATTGATGATGGTAATAACATGATTCATTTGCTAGATTTAGAAAAATCCATTATCAATGGCAAAGGTATAATTACCAAAACTTTGAATACAGGACTTTATTATTCCGGTACAATTGCAATTTTTAGGTTTAATTCTAAAAAGTATATGGTGATCAATGATTATTTCTTTGACAAGGAGTTATATTTTTTCGATCTGGAGAGTATTGACAGCAAAAAAGAGTTACGTAAGCAAGTTAGTTATACAGTTCCAAGCGAGATGTATGTTAAAGCAATAAATACTGAAGATGATAAAATGTTTATGCTGGTAAATAAACTTGGTAATGATCTCATTTATGAAGTTTCCATCAGCGATATGATTTTTAAATCTTCCGTACAAAAAGGTATAAAACAGATCTATAGCACAGCTGATAGAGATTTTAAAGGAATTACAGTTTACAATGACAGGATTTTGACATATGGAAAAAGATCAGGAAGTATTTACATCGGATCAGTTAAATAA
- a CDS encoding glycoside hydrolase family 130 protein yields the protein MKDIIIPWEDRKNSSSELLWRYSQNPVIKRDHIKASNSIFNSAVVKFGSGYAGVFRCDNLAREMRIHAGFSDDGINWKIDEDPIKFICDNEEISDFEYAYDPRVTYLDGKYYVTWCNGYHGPTIGVAWTTDFRKFYQTENAFLPYNRNGVMFPKKINDKFAMLSRPSDTGHTPFGDIFYSESPDLIYWGKHRHVMSKQGVGWESTKIGAGPVPIETNEGWLLIYHGVLTSCNGFVYHFGGALLDLEKPWKVIARGKNYLFNPREIYELAGDVPNVTFPCAALTDDKNEKIAIYYGAADTVTGLCFGNINEIVDYIKKDSSI from the coding sequence ATGAAGGATATAATAATACCTTGGGAAGATAGAAAGAATAGCTCTAGTGAACTTTTATGGCGTTATTCACAAAATCCAGTCATTAAAAGAGATCACATAAAAGCTTCAAACTCCATTTTCAACTCAGCAGTTGTTAAATTTGGTTCAGGTTATGCTGGAGTGTTTAGATGTGATAATCTTGCTCGTGAAATGCGAATTCATGCAGGATTTAGTGATGACGGTATTAACTGGAAAATTGATGAAGATCCTATAAAATTCATTTGTGATAATGAAGAAATTTCAGATTTTGAATACGCCTATGATCCTCGTGTTACATATTTGGATGGAAAATATTATGTAACATGGTGTAATGGTTATCATGGACCAACAATTGGAGTGGCTTGGACTACTGATTTTAGAAAATTTTATCAAACGGAAAATGCTTTTTTACCATATAATCGAAATGGAGTAATGTTTCCAAAAAAGATAAATGATAAATTTGCGATGCTTTCCAGACCAAGTGATACTGGACACACTCCATTTGGGGATATTTTCTACAGTGAAAGTCCTGATCTAATCTATTGGGGAAAACATAGACACGTGATGTCAAAACAGGGAGTAGGTTGGGAAAGTACGAAGATTGGTGCAGGACCAGTACCTATCGAAACAAATGAAGGCTGGCTTCTCATTTATCATGGTGTTTTAACTTCCTGTAACGGTTTTGTTTATCATTTTGGGGGAGCTTTACTTGATCTGGAAAAACCATGGAAGGTCATTGCCAGGGGGAAAAATTATTTGTTTAATCCAAGAGAGATTTATGAACTTGCAGGTGATGTTCCCAATGTTACTTTTCCATGTGCAGCATTAACGGACGATAAAAACGAAAAAATTGCAATTTATTATGGAGCAGCAGATACAGTAACAGGCTTATGTTTTGGTAATATCAATGAAATAGTTGATTATATTAAAAAAGATTCATCGATATAA
- a CDS encoding calcium/sodium antiporter — translation MFLSVAAITLGLIFLVWSANYFVDGSAAVSKYLNISPLIIGMIIVGFGTSAPEMLVSFISSLSGNSGIALGNAYGSNITNIALILGISAMISPIIVKSEILKKELPVLSFFTLVTIIMMLDKKIGFNDSLILLGLFFVYLTYTIIMSFKQRDDSLVHEIEAGIENYNQPIKKSIIKLVSGLLILIVSSRVLVWGAVELATFFGVSDLIIGLTIVAIGTSLPELASTLVAARKGEHELALGNIIGSNIFNTMVVIGIAGLVHDLDVDSMIISRDILIMTILTFSIFIIGYGFKGKQGIINRYEGMAIFSVYVFYILLLIISV, via the coding sequence ATGTTTCTGTCAGTTGCTGCAATTACACTAGGATTAATTTTCCTTGTATGGAGTGCTAATTATTTTGTTGATGGTTCTGCTGCAGTATCAAAATATCTAAATATTTCACCTTTAATCATTGGCATGATAATTGTTGGTTTTGGTACATCTGCCCCTGAGATGCTGGTGTCTTTTATATCATCATTGTCAGGTAATAGTGGAATTGCCTTAGGTAATGCCTATGGATCAAATATTACCAATATTGCTCTTATTTTGGGAATTTCTGCTATGATTAGTCCAATTATTGTAAAATCTGAAATTTTAAAAAAGGAACTACCAGTTCTTTCTTTTTTTACACTAGTAACAATTATTATGATGTTGGATAAAAAAATTGGATTTAATGATTCCTTAATTTTACTTGGTCTTTTCTTTGTTTATTTGACTTACACTATCATTATGAGTTTTAAACAAAGAGATGATTCTCTTGTTCATGAGATAGAAGCTGGTATCGAAAATTATAACCAACCTATAAAAAAATCAATTATCAAACTTGTTTCAGGTTTATTGATATTAATTGTTTCATCCAGAGTATTAGTTTGGGGTGCTGTAGAATTGGCAACTTTTTTTGGTGTAAGTGATCTTATCATAGGTTTGACGATTGTGGCTATCGGAACTTCGCTACCAGAATTAGCATCAACTTTAGTTGCTGCTAGAAAAGGTGAGCATGAGTTAGCACTTGGTAATATTATAGGATCAAATATTTTCAATACGATGGTTGTAATTGGAATAGCAGGATTAGTTCATGACTTGGACGTTGATAGCATGATCATATCAAGAGATATCCTAATAATGACAATTTTAACATTTTCGATTTTTATAATTGGATATGGATTTAAAGGAAAGCAGGGTATTATAAATAGATATGAAGGAATGGCAATATTTTCTGTATATGTTTTCTATATTTTACTTTTGATTATTTCTGTATAA
- a CDS encoding dihydroorotate dehydrogenase electron transfer subunit, giving the protein MCNKSYVESNCKVIEFYQKTENICLVRLESKQISELVKPGQFVNVQVSDDKIPTPILRRPFAVSDVYGDIFEIIFEVKGRGTAILKNKMIPGSYFNISGPLGNTFFDMNSDRKKILLAGGLGIAPIKLLGKHLISLGKDVSLFWGNRDKSQFFDLQEFESMDLKLFVSTDNGSLGFKGNILDLLKNTQDSEDLKNADIYVVGPTVMMKAVSSYLHDKGVECQVSLEEPMACGIGVCQGCAVEKSDGTGFLLVCKDGPVFYSSKIKI; this is encoded by the coding sequence ATGTGCAATAAATCATACGTTGAATCTAACTGTAAGGTAATTGAATTTTATCAGAAAACTGAGAATATATGCCTGGTAAGACTTGAATCAAAGCAAATTTCAGAATTAGTGAAACCAGGTCAATTTGTAAATGTACAAGTTTCAGACGATAAAATACCTACTCCAATATTGAGGAGACCATTTGCTGTATCAGATGTTTATGGAGATATTTTTGAGATAATATTCGAGGTAAAAGGTAGAGGTACAGCAATTTTAAAAAACAAGATGATTCCAGGTTCATATTTCAATATTAGTGGTCCACTTGGAAATACGTTTTTCGATATGAACTCAGATCGTAAGAAAATTCTTCTTGCTGGAGGTTTGGGCATCGCTCCAATTAAATTACTTGGGAAGCATCTGATATCACTTGGGAAAGATGTATCACTTTTCTGGGGAAATAGAGATAAAAGCCAGTTTTTCGATCTTCAGGAGTTTGAGAGCATGGATTTGAAATTGTTTGTTTCAACTGATAATGGATCTTTAGGATTTAAAGGAAACATTTTGGATTTATTAAAAAACACCCAGGATAGTGAAGACTTAAAAAATGCTGATATTTACGTTGTTGGACCTACGGTTATGATGAAGGCTGTTTCAAGTTATCTTCACGATAAAGGTGTTGAATGTCAAGTTTCATTGGAAGAACCAATGGCATGCGGTATTGGTGTATGTCAAGGTTGTGCTGTAGAAAAAAGTGATGGAACTGGATTTTTACTTGTGTGTAAAGATGGTCCAGTATTTTACTCTTCAAAAATAAAAATTTAA
- a CDS encoding LysM peptidoglycan-binding domain-containing protein → MKSILISFSIILLLSCSGIEMKSYSSSKYSSNDQKEIDVPLSNNSYVITYELLNSGRLSNDETVVIHKDDVISKCENQYFNVLDFFKNGDFSTSRVIFDIMLENLEYLYPEGRLSDSLMLSEFSASSQRLSGSGRDIIQIYKTLYADNNDESILKVETYDAEKKSDIDVFKNYIVDKTKFIFKNDLQPDDEFYNKIIRSYKSYAENPDNVRETYLRFSKYKNFLEKIMEEESVPQYTVYLPAVLTYFYNNSNSGGIWKLERSGFSAIREDVGASTAEVIKRFKSRKSDHINTVSVILEKRGTQFEEDDTSNLNSDEMAEFVAISILMSDPEKLNVEIPESEDSSAEWYANYTKYKSNPENFAKSVKKTSKRSTRSDSYVKIRYNVRKGDNLEKIATLFQTDVESIKKWNPISTSKKYLTAGTVLYLRGYNFNVYTARNGDYLSGICKKFGMKQSTFKLINNMSSEKIYRNHRYIVYNN, encoded by the coding sequence ATGAAAAGCATATTAATATCATTTTCCATTATTCTTTTACTGTCCTGTTCAGGGATAGAAATGAAGAGCTATAGTTCGTCGAAATATTCCAGTAATGATCAAAAAGAGATCGATGTTCCCCTATCAAACAATAGCTATGTTATTACATATGAACTATTAAATAGTGGAAGATTAAGCAATGATGAAACCGTCGTAATTCATAAAGATGATGTCATTTCAAAATGTGAGAACCAATATTTTAATGTATTGGATTTTTTCAAAAATGGTGATTTTTCCACATCAAGAGTAATTTTTGACATCATGCTAGAAAATTTGGAATATTTGTATCCCGAAGGAAGATTAAGTGACTCACTTATGCTTTCCGAGTTTTCCGCTAGTTCACAACGGCTCTCAGGTTCGGGTCGTGACATAATACAAATTTATAAAACCCTTTATGCGGATAACAACGACGAAAGTATTTTAAAAGTTGAAACTTATGATGCAGAAAAAAAGAGTGATATTGACGTTTTTAAAAATTATATAGTTGACAAAACAAAATTTATCTTTAAAAATGATTTACAACCAGACGATGAATTTTACAATAAAATAATTAGATCATATAAATCATACGCAGAAAATCCTGATAATGTAAGGGAAACTTACCTGAGATTCTCAAAGTATAAAAACTTTCTTGAAAAAATTATGGAAGAAGAGAGTGTTCCTCAATATACCGTTTACCTTCCAGCTGTTTTGACATATTTTTACAACAATTCCAACAGTGGCGGTATTTGGAAATTAGAAAGATCTGGATTTTCAGCAATTCGAGAAGATGTCGGTGCGTCCACTGCTGAAGTTATTAAAAGATTTAAATCTAGAAAAAGTGATCATATCAATACAGTGAGTGTAATTCTTGAAAAAAGAGGAACTCAGTTCGAAGAGGATGATACATCTAATTTGAACTCAGACGAAATGGCTGAATTTGTTGCCATATCTATACTGATGTCTGACCCTGAAAAGCTAAATGTTGAAATACCAGAGTCTGAAGATAGTAGTGCTGAATGGTATGCAAATTACACAAAATATAAATCAAATCCAGAAAACTTTGCAAAAAGTGTTAAGAAGACCAGTAAAAGAAGTACGAGAAGTGATTCTTATGTAAAAATAAGATACAATGTTAGAAAAGGAGATAATTTAGAAAAAATTGCAACTTTATTTCAAACAGATGTTGAATCAATAAAAAAATGGAATCCAATTTCTACTTCTAAAAAATACTTAACAGCAGGTACGGTTCTTTATTTAAGAGGATACAATTTTAATGTCTATACGGCTCGAAATGGTGATTATTTATCTGGGATATGTAAAAAGTTTGGAATGAAGCAATCAACTTTTAAACTTATAAACAACATGTCATCAGAAAAAATTTATAGAAATCATAGGTACATAGTTTACAATAACTAA
- a CDS encoding ABC transporter permease produces MTKIKLIIELYLKEIFRNRFLVVTSLIIPLIVYPLFYFFITQVIMIHKGIEDNQNYTYSVNSNNYENEIIDSLNNIKGLKYDSSSNLVIKVDFNENLPKFFINLDSTNNKAKYFADKISVKLQSFYDSKVSEITKVENPKSFSNMEIKRENIFDEHELPRRMLSLILPFFIIIMISSGAGAVAVEITSGERENKCSETIFTSAVTRREIYYGKLLSASIFTMLSGFLNIIIIVIIGFLALSTFIPGKFGDVFGILNTILTVDIIIVTLMSFVLLSVMTSLLFISITSFSKTKKEAGVTLTPAILVITYSSIIVMLPAFEPNLAIALVPILNLSFLMKTLIAQDYNMMFIVTSIIASIIEFVLLIKFSLPLLEDENIIFGTSESTFYKKIKSGLKWKKQLK; encoded by the coding sequence ATGACAAAAATTAAACTTATAATTGAATTATATCTGAAGGAGATCTTTAGAAATAGATTTCTTGTGGTTACATCCCTGATAATTCCCTTAATTGTTTATCCTCTTTTCTATTTTTTCATAACTCAAGTAATAATGATACACAAGGGTATAGAAGATAATCAAAATTATACTTACTCCGTAAATTCCAATAATTATGAAAATGAGATTATTGATAGTTTGAACAACATAAAAGGATTAAAATATGATAGTTCATCCAATCTGGTCATTAAAGTTGATTTTAATGAAAATCTACCAAAATTCTTCATAAATCTTGATAGCACAAACAATAAAGCTAAATATTTTGCTGATAAAATAAGCGTAAAACTTCAATCCTTTTACGATTCGAAAGTGAGTGAAATTACTAAAGTAGAGAATCCTAAAAGCTTCAGTAATATGGAGATAAAAAGAGAAAATATATTTGATGAACACGAACTACCTAGGAGAATGTTATCTCTGATACTTCCTTTCTTTATTATAATAATGATCTCTTCCGGTGCAGGAGCAGTTGCTGTTGAAATTACTTCAGGAGAGCGAGAAAACAAATGTTCAGAAACGATATTTACTTCTGCAGTAACAAGAAGGGAAATCTATTATGGCAAACTATTAAGTGCGTCAATATTTACAATGTTAAGCGGATTTCTAAATATTATTATTATAGTTATTATCGGTTTTTTGGCTTTATCTACATTCATTCCAGGAAAGTTTGGAGATGTTTTTGGAATTTTAAATACAATTCTTACTGTTGATATAATTATTGTAACCTTGATGTCATTTGTTCTGTTATCGGTGATGACCAGCTTACTTTTCATTTCTATTACATCTTTCTCAAAGACAAAAAAAGAGGCAGGAGTAACCCTTACACCAGCTATATTAGTTATAACTTACAGCAGTATTATTGTTATGTTACCAGCATTTGAACCAAATTTAGCTATTGCCTTAGTTCCAATATTAAATCTTTCTTTCCTGATGAAAACATTGATAGCTCAGGATTATAATATGATGTTTATTGTAACAAGTATTATTGCTTCAATAATTGAGTTTGTTCTTTTGATAAAGTTTTCATTACCACTTTTGGAAGATGAAAATATTATCTTCGGAACTTCTGAATCCACATTTTATAAAAAAATTAAAAGCGGGTTAAAATGGAAAAAACAATTGAAATAA
- a CDS encoding ABC transporter ATP-binding protein: MEKTIEINSLSKNFFDDARGKIIAVDNVSFECYKGEVFGLLGPNGAGKTTTLRMISTLMKPDDGSIVINNFRADKNPDDVRRSIGFMSTTTALYPRLTPREILNYFCSLNNYPKEKIKQRVDQIIDYFEIGSYADTQSEKLSTGMKQLTSIARSLVHNPPVLILDEPNSGLDVINAIKIQNYIKRISEDGKTVLFSSHNMGEVEKICDRIGIISKGKLHAIGTLEELREKSGKHYLEDIFVHFVENSAY, from the coding sequence ATGGAAAAAACAATTGAAATAAATAGTTTATCTAAAAATTTCTTTGATGATGCACGTGGAAAAATTATAGCCGTTGATAATGTTTCTTTTGAATGCTACAAAGGAGAAGTATTTGGTCTGCTAGGTCCAAATGGGGCAGGTAAGACTACCACTCTGAGGATGATTTCTACTTTAATGAAGCCTGATGACGGATCTATTGTGATAAACAACTTTAGAGCCGATAAAAATCCTGATGATGTAAGAAGATCAATCGGTTTCATGTCAACCACAACTGCTCTGTATCCAAGGTTAACTCCAAGAGAAATTCTAAACTATTTTTGTTCTTTAAATAATTATCCGAAAGAGAAGATCAAACAGAGAGTAGATCAAATTATTGATTATTTCGAAATTGGAAGTTATGCTGATACCCAGTCAGAAAAATTGTCTACAGGTATGAAACAATTAACTTCTATTGCCAGATCTTTAGTGCACAATCCTCCTGTCCTTATATTAGACGAACCAAATAGTGGTTTAGATGTAATAAATGCTATTAAGATTCAAAACTATATTAAGAGAATAAGTGAAGATGGTAAGACTGTACTTTTCTCTTCTCATAATATGGGGGAAGTTGAAAAGATATGTGACAGAATAGGCATAATCAGTAAGGGGAAATTGCATGCAATAGGAACTTTAGAGGAGTTGAGAGAGAAATCTGGAAAGCACTATCTGGAAGATATCTTTGTTCATTTTGTTGAGAACTCAGCTTACTAA
- a CDS encoding T9SS type A sorting domain-containing protein, producing the protein MKKIVLILMSLVLALGAVTLEEKIENATSGEFNGTSYDKLVILDSGEIVTGGWEYDGSVNGELDIAIVGSSLNGVNSIIDLETHEIKFGNTTSSFDMYNVVVKNGLIELVGQLSVQTSPKSKIENCTFYEMLGAAFRTDNMGEENVEMLNNVFVNTQAVGWTTPYGNWMPDGVAVFSYIWAGMIDSIMKLHDNVSFGSYFEKTYTAGPHNGETLSGEFWQCCESCGGGDINSIPWSEAEFSDYFWGNSEGVDPILDSPASMKYCATATFASGKGVLANYSADIDDSQITQNFELIGNYPNPFNPTTDIRFTLSENSEVKISIFNSNGEFINELVNSRLNRGLNSITFNADGLNSGTYFYVLNVDGVSTSSKMILIK; encoded by the coding sequence ATGAAAAAAATAGTTTTGATTCTTATGAGTCTTGTTTTGGCACTTGGTGCAGTTACACTAGAAGAAAAAATTGAAAATGCTACATCTGGTGAGTTCAATGGTACAAGCTACGATAAGTTAGTAATTCTTGATTCAGGAGAGATTGTAACTGGTGGTTGGGAATATGATGGTTCTGTTAATGGTGAACTGGATATTGCAATAGTAGGTTCTAGTTTAAATGGTGTGAATTCAATAATTGACCTAGAAACTCACGAAATCAAGTTTGGTAATACTACATCAAGTTTTGATATGTATAATGTAGTAGTAAAAAATGGTTTGATTGAACTTGTTGGTCAACTATCTGTTCAGACAAGTCCTAAGTCTAAAATTGAAAATTGTACGTTTTATGAAATGTTAGGAGCTGCGTTTAGAACAGACAATATGGGTGAAGAAAATGTTGAAATGTTAAACAATGTCTTTGTCAATACTCAAGCAGTAGGATGGACTACCCCATATGGTAATTGGATGCCAGACGGTGTAGCTGTTTTTTCTTACATTTGGGCAGGTATGATAGATAGTATTATGAAACTTCACGATAATGTTTCTTTCGGGTCTTATTTTGAAAAAACATATACAGCTGGACCGCATAATGGTGAAACTTTAAGTGGTGAGTTCTGGCAATGTTGTGAATCTTGTGGTGGCGGGGATATTAATTCAATACCATGGTCAGAGGCTGAATTTTCTGATTATTTTTGGGGTAATTCTGAAGGTGTTGATCCAATCCTAGATAGTCCAGCTTCCATGAAATATTGTGCAACCGCAACCTTTGCTTCTGGTAAAGGCGTTCTTGCTAATTATTCAGCTGATATTGACGATTCTCAGATTACACAGAATTTTGAACTAATTGGAAACTATCCAAATCCTTTCAACCCAACAACTGATATTAGATTTACTCTGAGTGAAAATTCCGAAGTAAAGATTTCTATTTTCAATTCAAATGGTGAGTTTATAAATGAACTTGTAAATAGTAGATTAAACAGGGGGTTGAACTCTATAACATTTAATGCTGATGGTTTGAACTCAGGAACTTATTTCTATGTTTTAAATGTTGATGGTGTTTCTACAAGTTCAAAGATGATCTTAATAAAGTAA